TTCGCACCGAGGCGGTGCGGCCGTTGGGGAGCTCGTACTCCGCGTCCTGGCCGACCTTCTTGCCGTTCACACCCGAACCCAGCGGGGACTGCGGCGAGTAGGTCTCGACGTCCGCGCTCGCGTACTCACGGGAGGCGAGCAGGAACGTCAGGGTGTCGTCGGGGTCGCCGTCGAAGGCGATGGTGACCACCATGCCGGGGGCGACCACGCCGGTGTCCGCGGGTGCCTCGCCGACCTTCGCCTGTTGCAGGAGCTGCGTCAGTTGACGCACTCGGAGCTCCTGCTTGCCCTGCTCCTCCTTGGCGGCGTGGTAACCCCCGTTCTCCCGGAGGTCACCCTCCTCCCGGGCAGCCTCGATCTTCTTCGCGATCTCGACACGTGCGGGACCCGACAGGTACTCCAGCTCTGCCTTGAGCTGGTCGTACGCCTCCTGGGTCAGCCAGGTGACGTTCTCGCTGGTCTGGGTCACAGGTGCTCCTCGTCGGTACTGGGAATACAAATGAACGCCCTACTCAGAAGGGTGCGCCTTCGTCGCCGGGCGAAACCACGAGCCTAACAATTCCGGCAAGAAACGGGGAGGAGGGAACCGGGCGCAATGCGTAGGAAACGCGTCAGTGCTGGTCAGATCGGGGCAGGCGCCCGACACGTCCTGTTCGATTATCGAACGGACGCGCAGTCGATCAACTCGGCGCTGGTCGCCCGGGCCGTGGTCCGTACGGTCACGACCTTGACCATGTCCTCCTGGCGCTGGCCGAAGGTGAAGTCCTTCCGGCCCACCTCGTCGTGGTACTTGTCCAGGGTACGCACCGTGCAGACACCGGTCGCGTTCTTTTCCTTGGAGATCTCCAGCCGGACCTCGACGGCGTCGTCGGCGACCACCTTGAAACCGGTCAACCGTCCGCTGACGTCCTGACCGGCGATGTAGTCGTACCCGAACCACGCGATCAGGGCCAGCAGCCCGGCACCGAGCACGGCGCCGACGATCTTCAGCGTCCGGTCGGCACGCGCGTCCGCGGACCGGCCGTAACGCCCGTCGGGCAGCCCCTCGCGCACCGCGGCCATCGGCGTTCCTCCTGCTGGGGGAGAGATCGGAATTATTCGTCCCCGGTTTAGGTCACTATAGAAGCCGCCTTCCACGACGAATCACTGAGGATCGAACTTGACTGAGCAGTTGCGTTTGATGGCCGTGCACGCGCACCCGGATGACGAGTCGAGCAAGGGCGCGGCCACCATGGCCAAGTACGTGTCCGAGGGGGTGGACGTGCTGGTCGCCACCTGCACCGGCGGTGAGCGCGGCTCCATTCTCAACCCCAAGCTCCAGGGTGACCCCTACATCGAGGAGCACATTCACGAGGTCCGCGCCAAGGAGATGGACGAGGCGCGCCAGATCCTCGGGGTCAGGCAGGAGTGGCTGGGCTTCGTGGACTCCGGACTGCCCGAGGGCGATCCGCTGCCGCCACTGCCCGAGGGCTGCTTCGCACTCCAGGACGTGGAGGCCGCGGCGGAGCCCCTGGTGAAGCTGATCCGGACGTTCAAGCCGCAGGTGATCACCACCTATGACGAGAACGGCGGCTATCCGCACCCGGACCACATCATGACCCACAAGATCTCGATGGTGGCCTTCGAGGCGGCCGGTGATCCCGAGAAGTACCCGGAGGCGGGCGAGCCCTGGCAGCCGCAGAAGCTCTACTACAACCAGGGCTTCAACCGGGCGCGCACCGTGGCGCTGCACGAGGCGCTGCTGGCCCGCGGGCTGGACTCGCCGTACGGGGAGTGGCTGGAGCGCTGGAAGACGTTCGGGCGGCCCGAGCGCACCCTGACCACCTATGTGCCCTGCGCCGATTTCTTCGAGATCCGCGACAAGGCGCTGATCGCGCACCGTACGCAGATCGACCCCGACGGCGGCTGGTTCCGGGTGCCCATGGACATCCAGAAGGAGGTCTGGCCCACCGAGGAGTACGAGCTCGCCAAGTCGCTCGTGGACACTTCCCTCCCCGAGGACGACCTCTTCGCGGGCATCCGCAACAATTGAGCCCATGATGAGCGCCACCAGCACCCTCGCCATGACGCATCTCGTCCCGCTCGCCAAGGACCTGGACGAGAACAAGGTGACCCCGGGCGTCCTCGGTTTCATCGTCTTCGCCGTGATCGGCGGGGCGGTGTGGCTGCTGATGAAGTCCATGAACAAGCACATGAAGCGGGTGAACTTCGAGGAGGCGCCGGAGGAGCCCGGCAAGGCTCCGGCGGCCGCCTCCACCGAAGGCGCCAAGGGCGAGGAGCGCACGGCCTGACTCCTGGCCGGGCCTGACTCCTGGCCGGGCCTGACCCCTGACTGGGCCTGACCCCTGACTGGGCCTGACTCCTGGCCGGGCCTGACCGCGTGTCCCGCGAGCGGGACGCCACGGCCCGGGAGCGCTCAGGCGCGAGGCCGGTCCGGCAGCACGGCCATGACCTCGCGCGAGTGGCGGCTCGGCACCATGCCGAGCTGCCATGCCTGCCACCCCGTCTCCGGCTCGACGCCGCGCTCCAGCACCAGCGCGAACGCCTCCGCGCACCCCTCCAGCCGGGAATCGCCCGCCGTGCCCTCCTCGCGCATCTCCCGCAACAGCTCCGCCAGCTCCTCCTGGGCCACCGCCGTGCCGATCACCGAACCGCCCGCGGAGGCGAACGGCAGCAGGGTGCAGCGCAGGAACCGGGCCCAGGAGCGGCCGCGCCGGTCCCCGTACCCCGCGAACAGCACCGCCGCCTCGTCCACCAGCTCCAGGGCCTGCGCCGCCTTGCCGTTTCCCGCGTCGATCACCGCAAGCTCGACACAGGACCAGGCCTCGCCATGGGCCACGCCCACCCGGCGGAAGTCCTGCCGCGCGTCCTGGAGCAGCTGCCGGGCGAAGCCGCTGTTGCGCAGCGAGCCCGTCTGCGCCGCCCGCAGATCACGGGTGACCCGCGCCGAGTGATGCCGGGCACACGCCAGCCCGTACACAT
This genomic interval from Streptomyces asiaticus contains the following:
- a CDS encoding DUF4307 domain-containing protein, with amino-acid sequence MAAVREGLPDGRYGRSADARADRTLKIVGAVLGAGLLALIAWFGYDYIAGQDVSGRLTGFKVVADDAVEVRLEISKEKNATGVCTVRTLDKYHDEVGRKDFTFGQRQEDMVKVVTVRTTARATSAELIDCASVR
- the mca gene encoding mycothiol conjugate amidase Mca, encoding MTEQLRLMAVHAHPDDESSKGAATMAKYVSEGVDVLVATCTGGERGSILNPKLQGDPYIEEHIHEVRAKEMDEARQILGVRQEWLGFVDSGLPEGDPLPPLPEGCFALQDVEAAAEPLVKLIRTFKPQVITTYDENGGYPHPDHIMTHKISMVAFEAAGDPEKYPEAGEPWQPQKLYYNQGFNRARTVALHEALLARGLDSPYGEWLERWKTFGRPERTLTTYVPCADFFEIRDKALIAHRTQIDPDGGWFRVPMDIQKEVWPTEEYELAKSLVDTSLPEDDLFAGIRNN
- the greA gene encoding transcription elongation factor GreA, coding for MTQTSENVTWLTQEAYDQLKAELEYLSGPARVEIAKKIEAAREEGDLRENGGYHAAKEEQGKQELRVRQLTQLLQQAKVGEAPADTGVVAPGMVVTIAFDGDPDDTLTFLLASREYASADVETYSPQSPLGSGVNGKKVGQDAEYELPNGRTASVRILEAKPYQG